A single window of Culicoides brevitarsis isolate CSIRO-B50_1 chromosome 3, AGI_CSIRO_Cbre_v1, whole genome shotgun sequence DNA harbors:
- the LOC134835987 gene encoding autophagy-related protein 2 homolog B → MPWFDFKLPWSDTIKKKVCRYLLQRYLGQFLEEKLKLEQLNVDFTNGKGNVENVTLSSEALNEICESQGWDVEVTGGRIGSVTVNVPWKAPMAQDSYIEIGNLFISLRPMARQKHDETGMLESMWSSMSSSMQLAQECLEREGDVPLVPSNTIDGLERFAQLIDNVLNRIKAKFVNTTLRLEYLCPENDYGVAIIIKIDNVEYENEAGGDPPDKEDCSKNDNEEYEEREHESQGKQKSFLLSTYSSHHLKMHGITFYTEEFRIYNPRKHTIPKSDTLLNTSELSPDQFLSAINEIPGNLSAYLSPEDQSHYEDATDEQHAFEGDEIYKPEIEILSTEPILLGKLTNTQEIRIKMKQVENLPGPKVELEMTLGSFVILMSPRQLHLISYIVEVLLYLTPIPKKPTETPVVERENTREKSRESDIDFYNQKFSAMSGVIGMTSQQGWSSTVTDLDDQLYKSTETSSHVYAGISESVMSSNSSMTSSISSSATSAGSKSRKRGIEADPNADISHFKLRIACIVFVLLHDDILVEADTMSHEAPLTEDSVAKLKIKSDSFFDTLESVTGSVRIGSNDITKIAKTIENALEYHNLRLILTPIIVEGEEQRNTSGTMLKCNVSIARADFSEHLNDIIIPLLKFIREGNSPGLPSRPEIMVNYKQTRAIQNTASGKRLAPPKSEFNVSLAQSAMELDISIIDRISAVLYKEPFSIAHIITNTIENESKTKSFGDSKTELKIDCSQFDVKLRFPIADLRPIHDPQRVPFWSRNVRQDFLQLHLQQLNFTYNIPSWIGLQANQMDLSYYEHENAQPVELARTVIRELPNTRYSAASVEYPKIGISIPSTKSLQDLQERICVASAEETDSDPTSGDSIKLGKTNKCEPSPFSSKRVLRESETRHSKDESSNANTSDPESFIIPGDNAEMSDFCDKTMKLSKIQIEVDFPTISLQLKSKQFYEVLYNRLNSDLLMWMPGAPYATNLAGTTSTSTLTAAMDHAKLVIAESSLNVGMMDSIYAPFIMCKSKINLESSTSASNSESEAESDNVFYSTYGRSRPTRKPISQAKKPFIDLSSTSSFKMNIRKGVVTVYAPVRDSQNHVIPGQLGEFVIKLSSCYLFSVNGYRNNPNLAYLCFNGKSAEVYHCGLTPSPSSNPPLRLIGSMLPTHMKSTLYPTPKDLTQQQNKGSPNREMISLAIQIKKMPEQNIKRIRVSAGIQLTTLRHYSARPQHIWLTQLMDMFDVNDYPIQGYKSTSAITELHLHLWDCAIDYRPLSLPYRAVVTLGTFMISSNIASQNTGCTFRFIAEDCTLSLAPQILPEVSQEAKNKEKYQPIENKITVLPSAELVCVLELGLFEISLRLSEKVTASFPKFDLRAAINDVHIRTCSDSAQALARLIGYLAAEGDLEDKLDAEHEDDTRMSTTSLNATDKEEDLLSVKAQQQVVTVPEEQQNFVNTLLTDAMEEHVTHDSTLDNESSSGVELFFFPNETKQPCTKNRQTSISSEGTVSCIRSDSIKRRFASDDSISDAFSLQGNSYKDDHHSSTSDRPYDTESVNTELGELLDFERSVMVGLKHEETESEALPQVRDELGDTIKVAIEVGKTGISNEYEKKKEKISAPRRKISSDTDEDFCFISEEERPYFYEQDILSDNDPIRIVDNHFYLPSGKPDLLKAPAEFPMAVMRYTLCEMSLIWHIYGGNDFPDPDVERELQKEKKRGVTNSPTVTFSNKNMSDAYRMGVSYSKGSPTMQLGASPWSKLTWRTRGGPGRKHDVLMEAIINKVRFSHEQYPNNTEQASRQVLLITELEIRDRLAASNINKFLYHPLIGPKSKGTPHMIVIKALHLRPNPQLTSQECCLRISMLPLRLNIDQDSLLFLVKFFNEMAGSHDTSDIASSSISETTKQQLQTQQNQQITPYHPPIMMVEIPDATQELQARKMVNENLMLLLDKDQENQDNESNIETSSECEDNAPIYFRSIIFGPDVPIRLDYQGKRVEMSHGPIAGLLMGLGQLQCSELVLKRITYRRGILGIDKLVKFLIQEWLHDIKKRQLPKILGGVGPMYSFIQLFQGIFDLFWLPIEQYQKDGRIVRGLQRGAQSFTARTALAALEITTRLIHLLQITAETAYDMLSPGPSVRHRGRRDRKGKRKRLHPPPQDIREGVARAYEVVKEGLGDTAIQICEMAALEHDQKGAVGAVGAVLRQIPPTAVRPIVLATQATSNVLSGVKNQLVPDARMEAKEKWKDEEE, encoded by the exons ATGCCGTGGTTTGACTTTAAATTGCCGTGGTCAGAtacaattaagaaaaaagtttgcaGATATTTGTTACAACGATACTTGGGACAGTTTTTGGAGGAAAAACTAAAGTTGGAACAGTTAAATGTTGATTTCACAAATGGAAAAGGCAACGTCGAAAATGTAACACTATCGAGTGAG gcattaaatgaaatatgcGAGAGTCAAGGATGGGATGTAGAAGTAACAGGAGGAAGAATTGGTTCTGTTACTGTCAATGTACCATGGAAAGCTCCAATGGCTCAAGATAGTTACATTGAGATAGGTAATTTGTTTATCTCACTTAGACCAATGGCAAGGCAGAAGCATG ACGAAACTGGCATGCTTGAATCTATGTGGAGTTCAATGAGTAGCTCGATGCAACTTGCACAAGAATGTTTGGAACGTGAAGGCGATGTACCGCTTGTTCCATCTAATACTATTGATGGGTTAGAACGATTTGCACAATTGATAGATAATG TTTTGAATCGAATCAAGGCCAAATTTGTAAACACAACACTTAGATTAGAGTACTTGTGTCCCGAAAATGATTATGGAGTTGCcatcattataaaaattgacaa TGTTGAATATGAAAATGAGGCAGGCGGCGATCCTCCTGATAAAGaagattgttcaaaaaatgacaatgaaGAATATGAAGAACGTGAACATGAGAGTCAAGGAAaacaaaagtcatttttactTTCGACCTATTCGTCACATCATTTGAAAATGCATGGTATTACTTTTTACACAGAAGAATTCCGAATTTATAACCCAAGAAAGCAT ACGATTCCAAAGTCGGATACATTGTTGAATACAAGTGAATTATCGCCTGATCAGTTTTTGAGTGCAATTAACGAAATTCCGGGAAACTTATCTGCTTATTTGAGCCCTGAAGATCAAAGTCATTATGAAGATGCGACGGATGAACAACATGCATTCGAAGGCGATGAAATTTACAAGccagaaattgaaattttgtcaacTGAACCTATTTTGTTgggaaaattaacaaacacaCAGGAAATTCgcataaaaatgaaacaagttgaaaatttgCCAGGACCAAAAGTTGAATTAGAAATGACTTTAGGCTCATTTGTCATATTAATGTCACCAAGGCAATTGCACTTAATCAGTTATATAGTTGAAGTTTTGCTGTATTTAACCCCGATTCCCAAAAAACCAACTGAAACACCCGTTGTAGAACGAGAGAATACTCGTGAAAAATCGCGTGAATCTGATATCGACTTTTACAATCAAAAGTTTAGTGCAATGTCAGGAGTAATTGGCATGACGTCTCAGCAAGGATGGTCTTCTACAGTAACCGATCTTGATGATCAACTTTACAAGTCAACAGAGACATCCTCTCATGTTTATGCGGGAATCAGTGAATCAGTTATGTCATCCAACAGTTCGATGACAAGCTCAATAAGTAGTTCAGCGACAAGTGCAGGAAGTAAATCACGAAAACGTGGCATTGAAGCAGATCCAAATGCAGATATTTCACATTTCAAGTTAAGAATTGCTTGCattgtttttgtattgttGCATGATGACATTCTTGTAGAAGCAGATACAATGTCTCATGAAGCTCCATTGACGGAAGACAGTGttgcgaaattaaaaattaagtcagattcattttttgacacgCTTGAAAGTGTAACGGGCAGTGTGCGGATTGGATCAAATGACATcacaaaaatcgcaaaaactATTGAAAATGCCTTGGAATATCACAATTTACGATTAATTCTTACTCCAATAATTGTTGAAGGCGAAGAGCAGCGTAACACGAGCGGTACAATGCTGAAATGCAATGTCTCAATTGCACGTGCTGATTTTAGTGAGCATTTAAATGACATTATCATTCCTTTGTTGAAATTCATACGAGAAGGAAATTCCCCTGGTTTGCCTTCGAGACCCGAAATAATGGTGAATTACAAACAAACGAGAGCAATTCAAAATACAGCTTCAGGCAAACGTCTTGCTCCGCctaaaagtgaatttaatgTATCTTTGGCACAATCTGCAATGGAGCTTGATATTTCAATAATAGATCGTATAAGTGCTGTGTTGTATAAAGAACCATTCAGCATAGCACATATTATAACTAATACAATAGAAAATGAAAGTAAAACAAAAAGCTTTGGCGACTCAAAAACAGAGCTAAAAATCGATTGTTCTCAATTTGATGTGAAACTCAGATTTCCAATTGCTGATTTAAGACCAATTCACGATCCGCAGCGTGTTCCTTTTTGGAGTCGAAATGTTCGTCAAGATTTTTTGCAATTGCATCTGCAACAATTGAATTTTACGTATAATATTCCATCATGGATTGGTTTGCAAGCGAATCAAATGGATTTATCTTATTAT GAACATGAGAACGCACAGCCTGTTGAACTCGCAAGAACTGTGATACGAGAACTTCCTAATACAAGATATTCTGCAGCCTCTGTAGAGTATCCAAAAATAGGTATTTCAATTCCATCAACAAAATCTTTGCAAGATTTACAGGAAAGAATTTGTGTTGCAAGTGCAGAAGAAACGGATAGTGATCCTACATCAGGAGACAGCATAAAATtgggaaaaacaaacaaatgtgaGCCTTCGCCATTTAGTTCTAAACGAGTGCTGCGAGAAAGTGAAACACGTCACTCAAAAGACGAATCAAGCAATGCAAATACAAGTGATCCAGAATCTTTTATAATTCCGGGGGATAACGCGGAAATGAgtgatttttgtgacaaaacaatgaagttgtcaaaaattcaaattgaagtCGACTTTCCGACAATTAGTTTGCAACTCAAATCTAAACAATTTTATGAGGTTTTGTACAACCGTTTGAACTCTGACTTATTAATGTGGATGCCAGGAGCTCCATATGCTACAAATTTAGCAGGAACAACGTCAACGAGTACGTTAACCGCTGCTATGGATCATGCAAAATTAGTAATTGCGGAGAGCTCTCTGAATGTTGGGATGATGGATTCAATTTATGCTCCATTTATAATGTGCAAAAGTAAGATAAATTTAGAATCGAGCACAAGTGCATCAAACTCCGAATCAGAAGCTGAATCAGATAACGTTTTCTATTCCACGTATGGGCGCTCTCGACCAACACGAAAGCCAATTTCTCAAGCAAAAAAGCCATTTATCGATTTGAGTAGTACATCATCTTTTAAGATGAATATTCGAAAAGGAGTTGTAACAGTTTATGCTCCGGTTAGAGACTCTCAAAATCACGTTATTCCCGGTCAATTAGGCGAGTTTGTTATTAAACTTAGCTCGTGTTATCTCTTTTCCGTTAATGGATATCGTAATAATCCAAATCTTGCTTATTTGTGTTTCAATGGCAAATCTGCTGAAGTTTATCATTGTGGTCTTACTCCATCGCCGTCATCGAATCCTCCATTACGATTAATAGGCAGTATGTTGCCTACTCACATGAAAAGTACGTTGTATCCAACACCAAAAGATTtgacacaacaacaaaacaaaggaAGTCCAAATCGCGAAATGATATCTTTggcaattcaaattaaaaaaatgcccgaacaaaatatcaaaagaattCGCGTTTCCGCTGGAATTCAATTAACGACGCTTCGACATTACTCTGCTCGTCCTCAACACATTTGGTTAACGCAATTAATGGATATGTTTGACGTAAATGATTATCCAATTCAAGGTTATAAATCTACGAGTGCCATCACAGAGTTGCATCTTCATTTGTGGGATTGTGCAATCGATTATAGACCCTTATCTCTACCATATCGAGCAGTTGTGACATTAGGTACATTTATGATCAGTAGTAACATTGCATCACAAAATACTGGATGCACATTTCGATTTATAGCTGAAGACTGTACTTTGTCTTTAGCACCGCAAATTCTTCCTGAAGTTAGtcaagaagcaaaaaataaagaaaaatatcaaccgATAGAGAATAAAATTACTGTTCTTCCCTCTGCTGAACTTGTATGTGTTCTCGAATTAggcctttttgaaatttctttacgGCTAAGTGAGAAAGTAACAGCTTCTTTCCCGAAATTCGATTTGAGAGCAGCAATTAACGATGTTCATATACGCACCTGTTCAGATTCTGCCCAAGCTTTGGCACGTTTAATTGGATATTTGGCAGCAGAAGGCGATTTGGAAGATAAATTAGACGCAGAACATGAAGATGATACGAGAATGTCAACGACGAGTTTGAATGCTACCGATAAAGAAGAAGATTTACTTTCTGTTAAAGCACAACAACAGGTTGTTACTGTACCAGAAGAACAACAGAATTTCGTAAATACTCTATTAACAGATGCCATGGAAGAACATGTGACAC atgattCAACGTTAGATAACGAATCATCCTCCGGcgtggaattatttttttttcctaatgaAACAAAACAGCCTTGTACGAAGAATCGTCAAACATCAATCTCAAGTGAAGGAACTGTTTCTTGTATTCGTTCAGACTCAATTAAACGTCGTTTTGCATCAGATGATAGCATAAGTGATGCATTTAGCCTTCAAGGAAATTCTTACAAGGATGATCATCATTCATCTACATCTGATCGACCATATGACACGGAGAGTGTAAACACAGAATTGGGTGAATTGTTAGATTTTGAAAGATCTGTAATGGTTGGATTGAAACATGAGGAAACAGAGTCAGAAGCTTTACCACAAGTTCGCGATGAGCTTGGAGATACAATAAAGGTTGCAATAGAAGTTGGAAAAACCGGCATTTCAAAtgagtatgaaaaaaagaaagaaaagatatCAGCTCCAAGACGAAAAATAAGCTCTGATACAGatgaagatttttgttttatatcaGAAGAAGAAAGG CCATATTTCTACGAGCAAGATATCTTGTCGGATAATGATCCAATACGAATTGTTGATAATCATTTCTATTTACCATCTGGTAAGCCAGATCTTTTGAAAGCTCCTGCAGAGTTTCCAATGGCTGTAATGCGATATACTTTATGTGAAATGTCGCTAATTTGGCATATTTATGGGGGAAATGATTTTCCTGATCCAGATGTTGAAAGAGAATTACAGAAGGAGAAAAAACGTGGAGTAACAAATAGTCCTACAGTAacgttttcaaataaaaacatgtCGGATGCTTATCGAATGGGTGTATCTTATTCTAAAGGATCGCCGACGATGCAATTAGGAGCTTCTCCATGGTCGAAACTCACATGGCGAACTCGCGGAGGACCTGGGCGTAAACATGACGTGTTAATGGAAGCTATAATAAACAAAGTTCGTTTTTCTCATGAGCAATATCCAAACAATACGGAACAAGCGAGTCGTCAAGTATTGTTGATTACCGAATTGGAAATTCGTGATCGTTTAGCTGcatcaaatatcaataaatttctatatcATCCATTAATAGGTCCAAAATCTAAAGGAACGCCTCATATGATAGTCATTAAGGCATTACATTTGCGCCCGAATCCTCAATTGACTTCACAAGAATGTTGTCTTCGCATAAGCATGCTTCCATTACGATTAAACATTGATCAAGATTCTCTTttgtttttggtaaaatttttcaatgaaatggcTGGCAGTCATGATACATCAGATATCGCTTCTTCCTCGATCTctgaaacaacaaaacaacaattacAAACGCAACAAAACCAACAAATTACGCCTTATCATCCGCCAATAATGATGGTTGAAATTCCAGATGCTACACAAGAATTGCAAGCACGCAAAATGGTAAATGAGAATTTAATGTTACTTTTGGATAAAGATCAAGAGAATCAGGATAACGAAAGTAATATCGAGACATCCAGTGAGTGTGAAGATAATGCACCAATTTATTTCCGAAGCATTATTTTTGGACCAGATGTTCCAATTCGTTTAGACTATCAAGGAAAAAGAGTTGAAATGAGTCATGGGCCGATTGCTGGCTTGTTAATGGGTTTAGGACAACTTCAATGTTCTGAATTAGTTCTAAAACGAATAACTTATAGGCGTGGAATCCTCGGAATTGATAAATTGgttaagtttttaatacaaGAATGGTTACATGACATAAAGAAACGtcaattaccaaaaattttaggaGGAGTTGGACCAATGTATTCGTTCATTCAATtat TTCAAGGAATATTCGATCTGTTTTGGCTTCCAATTGAGCAATATCAGAAAGATGGTCGAATTGTTCGTGGCTTACAACGAGGTGCTCAATCTTTTACAGCAAGAACAGCACTTGCAGCTTTAGAAATAACGACACGCCTCATACATTTATTACAA ATAACTGCCGAAACTGCTTATGATATGCTTTCGCCAGGACCATCTGTTCGTCATCGAGGAAGGCGTGATCGTAAGGGCAAACGTAAACGTCTTCATCCTCCTCCGCAAGATATTCGCGAAGGCGTTGCACGAGCTTATGAAGTTGTTAAAGag GGTTTGGGAGACACTGCAATTCAAATTTGTGAAATGGCGGCTTTAGAACACGATCAAAAAGGAGCTGTTGGAGCGGTTGGTGCTGTTTTACGTCAGATTCCGCCGACAGCTGTTCGCCCAATCGTTTTGGCAACACAAGCAACGTCAAACGTTTTGAGTGGTGTTAAAAATCAGCTAGTTCCTGATGCCAGAATGGAGGCTAAAGAGAAATGGAAAGACGAAGAAGAGTAG
- the LOC134834769 gene encoding small ribosomal subunit protein uS5m, translated as MSLLLRSVNILSNSYKILPASNARFVPINSVIINKYAPLLEFVRQVGFFSRVPASQLWKGVSSVSNAGKKRGRGKSVMRPRDLNRGQIIGVGKENIIWPGLNAPIIQGKELVHQQRLPPNPNHESKILEIRDNAPQGNRMKIDALDRGWSGKRLPGRSIGPPDPIGEDNFEGFDTKVIEHKQVFTMKGNMGRKRRWSVFVVTGNKNGLAGFAQGKSNDPRAAMRKAKNRAGQHLIHFELYNGHTIIHDFFAQFSKTKIFAKRMHEGYGLVCHRAIKVCCELLGIKDLHAKVEGSTCVHHVVKAFFIGILQQKNLQQLAEEKGLLVVENRKTDGSLPKVVARPSRCRKEEEIDIDEVTDFKLYAMNNRVPLKRKKHPPFYTRLPYWPIYLKKQETIRNKDKVRLNMLVEHGELRSFLTDNYPECKPGRPKRKPEEAEA; from the exons ATGTCTTTGCTGCTCCGTTCGGTGAATATTTTATCGAATTCCTACAAAATTTTGCCTGCCAGTAATGCAAGATTTGTTCCAATCAACAGTGTCATCATCAACAAATATGCTCCTTTGTTAGAATTTGTGCGACAAGTTGGATTTTTCAGcagag TGCCTGCTTCTCAACTATGGAAAGGCGTTAGTTCTGTCAGTAACGCAGGAAAGAAACGAGGCCGTGGAAAATCTGTAATGCGCCCTCGTGATTTGAATCGAGGACAAATTATTGGAGTaggaaaagaaaatattatttggcCTGGATTAAATGCGCCCATCATACAAGGCAAGGAATTGGTACATCAACAAAGACTTCCGCCTAATCCAAATCACGAATCCAAAATATTGGAGATACGTGACAATGCGCCGCAAGGTAATCGGATGAAAATAGATGCTTTGGATCGAGGATGGTCCGGAAAACGATTGCCTGGAAGAAGTATTGGGCCTCCAGATCCAATTGGTGAAGATAATTTTGAGGGATTTGATACAAAAGTCATCGAGCACAAACAAGTTTTTACCATGAAAGGAAATATGGGTAGAAAACGTCGTTGGTCAGTGTTTGTTGTTACGGGAAACAAAAACGGACTTGCCGGATTCGCTCAAGGAAAATCTAACGATCCGAGAGCGGCGATGAGAAAAGCGAAAAATCGTGCGGGACAGCATTTGATTCATTTTGAACTCTATAATGGACATACAATAATCCacgatttttttgcacaatttaGCAAAACCAAGATTTTTGCCAAAAGAATGCACGAAGGTTATGGATTAGTATGTCATCGTGCTATCAAAGTGTGTTGCGAATTGTTGGGCATAAAGGATTTACATGCTAAAGTTGAAGGTTCGACCTGCGTTCATCACGTCGTCAAAGCATTCTTCATTggaattttacaacaaaaaaatttgcaacagTTGGCGGAAGAAAAAGGATTGCTCGTTGTTGAGAATCGGAAAACAGATGGAAGCCTTCCAAAGGTTGTTGCTCGGCCATCTCGTTGTCGTAAAGAAGAGGAAATTGATATCGACGAAGTTACAGACTTTAAGTTGTATGCGATGAATAATCGTGTTCCGTTGAAACGTAAAAAACATCCTCCATTCTATACACGATTGCCTTATTGGCCAATCTACTTGAAGAAACAAGAAACAATTCGAAACAAGGATAAAGTTCGCCTAAATATGCTTGTAGAACACGGAGAATTGCGAAGTTTTCTCACTGACAACTATCCAGAGTGCAAACCCGGAAGACCAAAAAGAAAACCCGAAGAAGCTGAAGcttaa